A window of the Gossypium arboreum isolate Shixiya-1 chromosome 2, ASM2569848v2, whole genome shotgun sequence genome harbors these coding sequences:
- the LOC108467076 gene encoding WEB family protein At3g02930, chloroplastic-like has product MSAKTKSGLFETPTKVSPATPKVASKVSRGLAKPEPDSPSPLPSTRHSVERSPRTSLNSKPTIDRRSPKVATTPDKPQTRVAKGSELQTQLNLVQEDLKKAKEHISLIEKEKAQAIDELKEAQKAVDDANEKLREALVAQKRAEESSEIEKFRAVELEQAGIEAAQKKDEEWQKEIESARNQHALDVAALLSTTQELQRVKQELAMTCDAKNQALNHADDATKIAEIHAEKVEILSAELVRLKSLIDSKHEMETNENMEMEFKLKAEIESLKQELEKTKTYEEKLMGKEAQIDQLNVDLEAARMAESYACNVVEEWKNRVNELEMQTEEAKKLERSASESLDSVMKQLESNNDSLHDAESEIAALKEKVGLLEMTIVRQRGDLEVSEHHINMAKEETAEVEKLVESLKSELETVKEEKTQALNNEKLAASSVQTLLEEKNKLINELENSRDEEEKSKKAMESLASALHEVTAEAREAKEKLLCSEKEHENYETQLEDIRLVLKATNGNYESMLDDAKNEIDLLKNTIGQSKNEHANSKAMWEQEEMHLVDCLKKSEEENSSLEKEINRLVNLLKQSEEEASVSKEEEAQLKESLKEVESEVIYLQETLKEVKTESLKLKESLLDKENELQSVIQENEELRAREGASLKKVEELSKLLEEATMKKQSEENGELTDSEKDYDLLPKVVEFSEENGHGSEEKPRLELPSEQPKEPKNENSLEVNDDSKDESLQDEGAKVENVNGEVKEDEKKGKGDDSVEFEFKMWESCKIEKKEFSPEREAEQESFEEEVESKVEGSESVDINGSTENIDVGGNSPSKQQQQKKKKPLLRKFGSLLKKKGSSNQK; this is encoded by the exons ATGTCTGCTAAAACAAA ATCTGGGTTATTTGAAACTCCTACCAAGGTTTCACCTGCAACGCCTAAAGTGGCGAGCAAAGTAAGCAGGGGACTGGCTAAACCAGAACCCGATTCACCCTCTCCCTTGCCAAGTACTCGCCATTCAGTTGAGCGCTCACCACGAACATCCCTCAACTCGAAGCCTACAATTGATCGTAGATCACCAAAGGTTGCCACCACGCCTGAT AAACCACAAACACGGGTGGCTAAGGGATCAGAGTTGCAGACTCAATTGAACTTGGTGCAGGAAGATTTAAAGAAAGCAAAGGAGCATATATCACTGATTGAGAAAGAGAAGGCACAAGCAATTGATGAGCTGAAAGAAGCGCAGAAAGCAGTAGACGATGCAAATGAAAAGCTTAGAGAGGCTTTGGTTGCACAAAAGAGAGCTGAAGAGAGCTCTGAGATTGAGAAGTTCCGAGCAGTTGAGTTGGAACAAGCAGGAATCGAAGCTGCTcagaagaaagatgaagaatggCAGAAAGAAATTGAATCAGCGAGGAACCAGCATGCTTTGGATGTGGCTGCTCTTCTCTCTACCACTCAGGAGCTTCAAAGGGTGAAACAGGAACTAGCAATGACATGTGATGCTAAGAACCAAGCGCTGAACCATGCCGATGATGCAACCAAGATTGCTGAAATCCATGCTGAGAAGGTGGAGATTCTTTCAGCTGAATTGGTTAGGTTGAAGTCCTTGATTGATTCAAAGCATGAAATGGAGACTAATGAAAACATGGAAATGGAGTTCAAGCTCAAGGCAGAGATAGAGTCATTGAAACAAGAACTTGAGAAAACAAAGACCTATGAGGAGAAGTTGATGGGAAAGGAGGCTCAGATTGATCAACTTAATGTTGATTTAGAGGCGGCAAGAATGGCTGAATCTTATGCGTGCAATGTCGTAGAGGAATGGAAAAATAGGGTCAACGAATTAGAAATGCAGACTGAGGAAGCTAAGAAGCTGGAAAGATCTGCATCAGAATCTCTGGACTCAGTCATGAAGCAATTAGAGAGCAACAATGATTCATTGCATGATGCAGAATCTGAAATTGCAGCTCTTAAAGAGAAGGTGGGATTATTGGAAATGACCATTGTTAGACAAAGAGGGGATCTTGAGGTATCAGAACATCATATCAATATGGCTAAGGAAGAAACTGCAGAAGTGGAAAAACTGGTTGAGTCTCTGAAGTCCGAGTTAGAAACTGTGAAGGAAGAAAAGACCCAAGCTTTAAATAATGAGAAGCTTGCAGCTTCCAGTGTTCAAACTCTTTTAGAAGAAAAAAACAAGCTCATTAATGAGTTGGAAAATTCTCGGGACGAGGAAGAGAAGAGCAAGAAAGCAATGGAAAGCTTAGCTTCTGCCTTACATGAAGTTACTGCAGAAGCCAGGGAAGCTAAGGAGAAGCTGTTATGCAGTGAAAAAGAGCATGAAAATTATGAGACTCAGTTAGAGGATATAAGGTTGGTCCTGAAAGCAACAAATGGTAACTATGAAAGCATGCTCGATGATGCGAAAAATGAGATTGATCTTCTTAAAAATACCATTGGGCAGTCCAAGAATGAACATGCAAATTCCAAAGCTATGTGGGAACAAGAAGAAATGCATTTAGTAGATTGCTTGAAAAAATCAGAAGAAGAAAATTCTTCTCTGGAAAAGGAAATTAATAGGCTGGTAAACTTGCTGAAACAATCTGAGGAGGAAGCTTCTGTATCCAAGGAGGAAGAAGCTCAGTTGAAGGAGAGCCTAAAAGAAGTTGAATCTGAGGTGATTTATCTACAAGAAACTCTAAAGGAGGTTAAGACTGAAAGCTTGAAATTGAAGGAAAGTTTGTTGGACAAAGAAAATGAATTGCAGAGTGTGATTCAAGAAAACGAGGAACTCCGAGCTAGGGAAGGTGCTTCACTTAAGAAGGTTGAGGAGTTGTCCAAGTTGTTGGAAGAAGCTACAATGAAAAAGCAAAGCGAGGAAAATGGTGAGCTAACTGACAGTGAGAAGGACTATGATTTGCTGCCTAAGGTGGTTGAATTCTCAGAAGAGAATGGCCATGGAAGTGAAGAGAAACCCAGGTTAGAGCTGCCATCAGAACAACCCAAGGAGCCCAAAAATGAGAATTCCCTGGAGGTTAACGATGACTCAAAGGATGAATCTCTTCAAGATGAGGGTGCCAAAGTGGAGAATGTGAACGGAGAAGTGAAGGAAGATGAGAAGAAAGGAAAAGGCGATGATTCAGTTGAATTTGAATTCAAAATGTGGGAAAGCTGCAAAATCGAAAAGAAAGAATTCTCACCAGAAAGAGAAGCTGAACAAGAATCCTTTGAGGAGGAAGTGGAATCAAAGGTGGAGGGTAGTGAAAGTGTTGATATAAATGGTTCGACAGAAAACATTGATGTTGGGGGAAACTCACCATCAAAGCAACAGCAACAGAAAAAGAAGAAGCCATTACTACGTAAATTCGGAAGCCTACTGAAGAAGAAGGGAAGCAGCAACCAGAAGTAG